A genomic stretch from Aedes albopictus strain Foshan chromosome 2, AalbF5, whole genome shotgun sequence includes:
- the LOC109429586 gene encoding eukaryotic translation elongation factor 2 isoform X2 — MVNFTVDEIRSMMDRKRNIRNMSVIAHVDHGKSTLTDSLVSKAGIIAGAKAGETRFTDTRKDEQERCITIKSTAISMYFELDDQDLVFITNPDQRDKDCKGFLINLIDSPGHVDFSSEVTAALRVTDGALVVVDCVSGVCVQTETVLRQAIAERIKPVLFMNKMDRALLELQLDAEDLYQTFQRIVENVNVIIATYNDDGGPMGEVRVDPSKGSVGFGSGLHGWAFTLKQFAEMYAAMFKIDVVKLMNRLWGENFFNPKTKKWAKVKDDDNKRSFVMYVLDPIYKVFDAIMNYKTDEIPKLLEKLKVTLKHEDKDKDGKNLLKVVMRTWLPAGEALLQMIAIHLPSPVVAQKYRMEMLYEGPHDDEAAVAVKNCDPEGPLMMYVSKMVPTSDKGRFYAFGRVFAGKVATGQKCRIMGPNYTPGKKEDLYEKAIQRTILMMGRYVEAIEDVPCGNICGLVGVDQFLVKTGTISTFKDAHNMKVMKFSVSPVVRVAVEPKNPADLPKLVEGLKRLAKSDPMVQCIIEESGEHIIAGAGELHLEICLKDLEEDHACIPLKKSDPVVSYRETVSDESDQMCLSKSPNKHNRLFMKAVPMPDGLAEDIDNGDVNSRDDFKVRARYLAEKYDYDVTEARKIWCFGPDGTGPNIVVDCTKGVQYLNEIKDSVVAGFQWASKEGVLAEENMRAVRFNIYDVTLHADAIHRGGGQIIPTARRVLYASYITAAPRIMEPVYLCEIQCPEVAVGGIYGVLNRRRGHVFEEAQVAGTPMFVVKAYLPVNESFGFTADLRSNTGGQAFPQCVFDHWQILPGDPAEPGTKPYAVVQDIRKRKGLKEGLPDLSQYLDKL; from the exons ATG GTTAACTTTACCGTTGACGAAATCCGCTCCATGATGGACAGGAAGCGGAACATCCGTAACATGTCCGTCATTGCCCACGTCGATCACGGCAAGTCGACGCTGACCGATTCGTTGGTCTCCAAGGCCGGTATCATCGCCGGTGCCAAGGCTGGAGAAACCCGTTTCACCGATACCCGCAAGGACGAACAGGAACGGTGCATTACCATCAAGTCGAC TGCCATCTCGATGTACTTCGAGTTGGATGATCAGGATCTGGTGTTCATCACCAACCCTGACCAGCGCGATAAGGACTGCAAGGGCTTCTTGATCAATCTGATCGATTCGCCCGGGCACGTTGATTTCTCGTCGGAGGTAACGGCCGCGCTGCGTGTCACTGACGGTGCCCTGGTCGTCGTCGATTGCGTTTCCGGTGTGTGCGTACAGACCGAAACCGTGCTGCGTCAGGCCATCGCCGAACGTATCAAGCCGGTGCTGTTCATGAACAAGATGGACCGTGCCCTGCTGGAACTGCAGCTGGATGCGGAGGATCTGTACCAGACCTTCCAGCGTATCGTTGAAAACGTCAACGTCATCATCGCCACCTACAACGACGATGGCGGCCCAATGGGAGAGGTCCGTGTCGATCCATCCAAGGGTTCCGTCGGTTTCGGTTCCGGTCTGCACGGATGGGCCTTCACCCTCAAGCAGTTCGCTGAGATGTACGCCGCTATGTTCAAGATCGATGTCGTCAAGCTCATGAACCGTCTGTGGGGAGAGAACTTCTTCAACCCCAAGACCAAGAAGTGGGCCAAGGTCAAGGATGACGACAACAAGCGTTCCTTCGTCATGTACGTGTTGGACCCCATCTACAAGGTGTTCGACGCCATCATGAACTACAAGACCGATGAAATCCCAAAACTGCTTGAGAAGCTGAAGGTTACCCTGAAGCACGAAGACAAGGACAAGGACGGCAAGAACCTGCTGAAGGTTGTTATGCGTACCTGGTTGCCAGCTGGAGAAGCTCTACTTCAGATGATTGCCATCCATCTGCCTTCCCCAGTCGTCGCCCAGAAGTACCGTATGGAGATGTTGTACGAAGGTCCTCATGATGATGAGGCCGCTGTTGCCGTCAAGAACTGCGACCCTGAAGGTCCACTCATGATGTACGTGTCGAAGATGGTACCGACCTCCGACAAGGGTCGTTTCTACGCTTTCGGTCGTGTGTTCGCCGGTAAGGTCGCCACTGGCCAGAAGTGCCGCATCATGGGCCCGAACTACACCCCAGGAAAGAAGGAAGATCTGTACGAGAAGGCCATCCAGCGTACCATTCTGATGATGGGACGTTACGTCGAAGCCATCGAAGATGTTCCTTGCGGTAACATTTGCGGTCTGGTCGGTGTTGATCAGTTCCTGGTCAAGACTGGTACCATCTCCACCTTCAAGGATGCCCACAACATGAAGGTCATGAAGTTCTCCGTGTCGCCTGTCGTGCGTGTGGCCGTTGAACCCAAGAACCCTGCTGATCTGCCCAAGCTGGTCGAAGGTCTGAAGCGTCTGGCCAAGTCCGATCCTATGGTGCAGTGTATCATTGAAGAATCCGGTGAACACATCATTGCCGGTGCCGGTGAACTGCATCTGGAAATCTGTCTGAAGGATCTGGAAGAAGATCACGCCTGTATCCCACTGAAGAAGTCCGACCCCGTCGTGTCCTACCGTGAAACCGTTTCGGATGAATCCGACCAGATGTGTCTGTCCAAGTCGCCCAACAAGCACAACCGTCTGTTCATGAAGGCCGTGCCCATGCCCGATGGTCTGGCTGAGGATATTGACAACGGTGACGTGAACTCGCGTGACGACTTCAAGGTCCGTGCCCGTTATCTGGCCGAGAAGTACGACTACGATGTCACTGAAGCCCGTAAGATCTGGTGCTTCGGTCCGGACGGTACTGGCCCGAACATCGTCGTCGACTGCACCAAGGGTGTGCAGTACCTGAACGAAATCAAGGACTCCGTCGTTGCTGGCTTCCAGTGGGCCTCCAAGGAAGGTGTGCTGGCTGAAGAAAACATGCGCG CTGTCCGCTTCAACATCTACGATGTGACCCTGCATGCTGACGCTATCCATCGTGGTGGTGGCCAGATCATTCCAACTGCCCGTCGTGTCCTGTACGCCTCGTACATTACCGCCGCGCCACGCATCATGGAGCCGGTGTACCTGTGCGAAATCCAGTGCCCCGAAGTCGCCGTCGGAGGTATCTACGGTGTGCTCAATCGTCGTCGTGGACACGTCTTCGAGGAAGCCCAGGTCGCCGGTACGCCCATGTTCGTCGTCAAGGCCTACCTGCCCGTCAACGAGTCGTTCGGTTTCACCGCTGATCTGCG
- the LOC109429585 gene encoding cyclin-dependent kinases regulatory subunit — translation MSVKDIYYSDKYYDDEYEYRHVVLPKDIAKLVPKTHLMTENEWRSIGVQQSRGWIHYMIHQPEPHILLFRRPKTTTA, via the exons ATGAGCGTTAAAGACATCTATTATTCTGATAAATATTATGACGACGAGTACGAATACAG GCATGTCGTCCTCCCTAAAGATATTGCCAAACTAGTGCCCAAAACTCACCTAATGACGGAAAACGAATGGAGGTCCATTGGAGTGCAGCAGTCCCGCGGTTGGATACACTACATGATTCACCAGCCGGAACCTCACATCCTGCTGTTCCGACGGCCGAAGACGACGACGGCATAG